One genomic window of Sphingobacterium oryzagri includes the following:
- a CDS encoding glycosyltransferase family 4 protein, translated as MLNKQPTGVGIYCKRLYNQFTKNEKDIGQCRFLFLKEGSLLSLKRYLWNFFVLPLKAYKSLIYSPSTHGSLFAHKQVITIHDVICLNFPAQHPLQYYYFKYYVPLLLKKCDKVIAISEFTKSEILKFYKVEESKVKVVYNGVERLNYHGETGFEEEVNILTHGNPFFLCVGASYSHKNIEMFIDAIALLDRKDVAFIIVGKDNEYVDSLKMLAKQKSLSNIIFLNYVSDKLLMSLYKLALANVYVSLYEGFGFPPMEAASFGTISIVADIPVMREVYGEGVLYVEKSNSAQLSGVLSDVLTKKYDPKPAVDHLQKLFDRYDWNRCYNEVLKTLKDVDAKK; from the coding sequence ATGCTAAATAAGCAGCCTACTGGTGTAGGAATTTATTGCAAGAGGCTGTATAATCAATTTACAAAAAACGAAAAGGATATTGGCCAATGTAGATTTCTTTTTTTAAAAGAGGGTTCTTTATTGTCATTGAAAAGATACCTGTGGAATTTTTTTGTATTGCCACTTAAAGCTTATAAGTCGCTTATCTATTCCCCCTCAACGCACGGAAGTCTTTTTGCTCATAAGCAGGTAATAACAATACACGACGTTATTTGTTTAAATTTTCCTGCTCAGCACCCTTTGCAATATTATTATTTTAAATATTATGTGCCGCTTCTTCTTAAGAAATGTGATAAGGTAATTGCGATTTCGGAATTTACGAAAAGTGAAATATTAAAATTTTACAAAGTCGAAGAAAGTAAGGTTAAGGTGGTATACAACGGAGTAGAAAGGCTGAATTATCACGGTGAAACAGGATTCGAAGAAGAAGTAAATATTTTGACGCATGGGAATCCATTTTTTTTATGCGTTGGAGCTTCGTATTCCCATAAAAATATCGAGATGTTTATTGATGCAATCGCACTTTTAGATAGAAAAGATGTTGCTTTCATTATCGTCGGCAAGGATAACGAGTATGTTGACAGCTTAAAAATGCTTGCAAAACAAAAATCACTTAGTAACATCATTTTTTTAAACTACGTTTCAGACAAACTGTTAATGTCTCTTTACAAATTAGCCTTGGCTAACGTTTATGTAAGCTTGTACGAAGGTTTCGGGTTTCCTCCGATGGAAGCTGCAAGTTTTGGTACGATTTCTATAGTTGCAGATATCCCCGTAATGCGAGAGGTTTATGGCGAAGGCGTTTTATATGTTGAAAAATCTAATTCAGCACAATTGAGCGGCGTATTATCCGACGTATTAACGAAAAAATATGATCCAAAACCAGCTGTTGACCATTTACAAAAACTCTTTGACCGCTACGATTGGAATAGATGTTACAATGAAGTATTAAAAACGTTGAAGGATGTCGATGCAAAGAAGTAA
- a CDS encoding glycosyltransferase family 2 protein, protein MDCSIIIVNYNTKELTDACINSIIQYSKDIAYEIILVDNNSTDGSSLLFAERKDIKFIEASQNLGFGRANNLGAKQAKGKYLFFLNSDTLLLENSIKEMVAFFENNGESLKIGALGCILVDKNLEYNGCGSFLPTCASEIKRYKTVIPFLRKFNNVQDLVKPLDVTSFEVGYVIGADLMMRSSVFNSLGGFDSMFFMYYEESDLQKRMKDIGYKAWIYTKTKIIHLEDGSGKQVKNYNNRKRIIVHTSKNLYLKKNDAESFRKYVRWDRLFLMLNRFNKKYTKEENEEYIAEIKKTYL, encoded by the coding sequence ATGGATTGTTCTATTATAATTGTAAACTATAATACTAAGGAATTAACCGATGCTTGTATCAATTCGATTATACAATACTCGAAGGATATTGCTTATGAAATCATTTTAGTCGATAACAATTCGACGGACGGATCTTCGTTACTTTTCGCAGAGCGTAAGGATATCAAGTTTATAGAAGCTTCGCAAAATCTTGGATTCGGTAGAGCTAATAACTTAGGAGCCAAACAAGCAAAAGGTAAATATTTATTTTTCTTGAATTCTGACACACTTCTTTTAGAAAATTCTATAAAAGAGATGGTCGCATTTTTTGAGAATAACGGAGAGTCTTTAAAAATTGGCGCCCTCGGATGTATTCTTGTTGATAAAAACTTGGAGTATAATGGTTGCGGAAGCTTTTTGCCCACTTGTGCGTCGGAGATTAAACGATATAAAACTGTTATACCTTTTCTTAGAAAATTCAATAATGTCCAAGACCTTGTCAAGCCGCTTGATGTGACGTCCTTTGAGGTCGGTTATGTTATAGGAGCAGACCTTATGATGCGGTCATCAGTTTTTAATAGCTTGGGAGGATTCGATTCCATGTTCTTTATGTATTATGAAGAGTCCGATTTACAAAAGCGGATGAAAGATATTGGTTATAAAGCTTGGATTTATACGAAAACTAAAATTATTCATTTGGAAGATGGAAGTGGTAAACAGGTTAAAAATTACAATAATAGAAAAAGGATAATTGTACACACCAGTAAGAACCTCTACTTAAAAAAGAATGATGCTGAATCTTTTCGCAAATATGTACGTTGGGATAGGCTATTTTTAATGTTGAATCGTTTTAATAAAAAATACACGAAAGAGGAAAACGAAGAATATATCGCTGAAATAAAAAAAACGTATTTATGA
- a CDS encoding glycosyltransferase → MISIIISSYNDDLFEQVCDSIETTIGSVYEIVKISNKGKFGITTAYNLGVQRAKFDILVFCHEDVLFHTANWGLKLIEKFSINKKLGLAGFAGSRYKPFNISGWFIDDPDILVYNMFESNYKQPTVDKRLINNITEDTFVSCIDGFFMASTKSVMNGCLFDEKLLEGYHGYDLDISLCIGQRFDIMVIGDISIEHRSYGKIDGNWVTDIIKVNQKWQASLPRATRPFEDKERYEYLALSTMLTESRGDFKSFRKLGKFVFSAYQFQNIGVKYLSRLVAKYFMIASKLFFR, encoded by the coding sequence ATGATTTCTATAATTATATCATCATACAACGACGATCTATTTGAACAGGTCTGCGATAGTATTGAAACGACTATTGGTAGTGTCTACGAAATTGTAAAGATCTCCAATAAAGGAAAATTTGGCATCACCACTGCCTATAACTTAGGAGTGCAGAGAGCTAAATTTGATATTTTAGTTTTTTGCCATGAAGATGTCTTATTTCATACAGCAAATTGGGGACTAAAATTAATTGAAAAGTTTTCCATTAACAAAAAATTAGGTTTAGCAGGATTTGCTGGATCAAGATATAAGCCGTTTAATATTTCCGGTTGGTTTATCGATGATCCTGATATATTGGTTTACAATATGTTTGAGAGTAATTATAAACAACCTACGGTAGATAAGAGGTTAATTAATAATATCACAGAAGATACATTTGTCTCATGTATAGATGGCTTTTTCATGGCCAGTACCAAATCCGTTATGAATGGTTGCCTGTTCGATGAAAAGCTTTTGGAGGGGTATCACGGTTATGATTTGGATATTTCTTTGTGCATCGGGCAACGATTTGATATTATGGTAATTGGCGACATTTCGATAGAGCACAGATCGTATGGTAAGATTGACGGAAATTGGGTAACAGATATAATAAAAGTAAATCAGAAATGGCAAGCCTCTTTACCGAGAGCCACGCGACCATTTGAAGACAAAGAACGGTACGAATATTTAGCACTGTCGACAATGCTAACCGAATCGAGAGGTGATTTCAAAAGTTTCCGGAAATTAGGAAAATTTGTTTTTTCTGCATATCAATTTCAAAACATAGGCGTCAAGTATCTTAGTAGATTAGTCGCCAAATATTTTATGATAGCTAGTAAACTATTTTTTAGATGA
- a CDS encoding glycosyltransferase gives MQRSKIKVAASIVLYNNDRKVLLDAVSAFLAVDLPLTFYLIDNSPLDSLRDLIEDSRVHYIHNPSNPGFGAAHNVAIQLAIEEGNKYHFVINPDVRFEHDIIKVMIEAMENDNSIGMLMPQILNEDGTIQYLPKLLPSPLSVLKRVFNKRNGWFKSFVEKYELRSLPADLAVNVPIISGCFTLFRVSALEEVGLYDDVFFMYFEDWDISRRMHRRFITLYYPQVSIVHGYESGANKNSRLFKVFIQSYIHYFNKWGWFFDRERKMMNAKILKKVK, from the coding sequence ATGCAAAGAAGTAAAATAAAGGTGGCCGCTTCAATCGTGCTGTATAATAATGATCGGAAAGTACTTTTAGACGCCGTTAGCGCATTTTTAGCAGTAGACTTGCCGTTGACATTTTATCTTATAGACAATTCACCATTAGATTCGTTAAGAGATTTGATCGAGGATAGCCGAGTTCATTATATACATAATCCATCAAATCCAGGTTTTGGAGCAGCTCATAATGTGGCTATCCAATTAGCAATAGAAGAAGGCAATAAGTATCATTTTGTTATTAACCCAGACGTTAGGTTTGAACATGACATTATTAAGGTGATGATCGAAGCGATGGAGAATGATAACAGCATTGGCATGCTGATGCCACAAATATTAAATGAAGACGGAACTATTCAGTACCTTCCAAAGCTACTTCCCTCCCCTCTTTCCGTTTTAAAGCGAGTCTTTAATAAGCGTAACGGATGGTTTAAGAGCTTTGTAGAAAAGTATGAGCTGCGATCTCTTCCAGCTGATCTCGCGGTCAACGTGCCCATCATCTCGGGATGCTTCACCCTTTTTCGAGTTTCAGCATTAGAAGAGGTCGGCTTGTATGACGATGTTTTCTTTATGTATTTTGAGGATTGGGATATATCACGGAGAATGCATAGAAGATTTATCACGTTGTATTACCCACAGGTTTCGATTGTACATGGGTATGAATCCGGAGCCAATAAAAATTCACGTCTCTTTAAAGTGTTTATTCAGTCCTACATTCATTATTTCAATAAATGGGGTTGGTTTTTTGACCGTGAAAGAAAAATGATGAACGCCAAAATTTTAAAAAAGGTAAAATAG
- a CDS encoding glycosyltransferase family 4 protein yields MKVVYFNRKNNYKEQSVEKLFRVLKSTLVKKGVIIEDIENPYGSGLINLIRSLFFFKSKESTCVTHVTGQINFANVLFKDTSRTIITVHDLTLYRNLSYLRLKIFLIFWVYLPFSRARYITVISKKSKDEIVKLMPKIESKIVIIPNCLTTEVYAETIIKKNVVPRVLIVGTRSNKNIERAITSLIGLNIELTIVGELDKTQSDLLRNSEVSYKNLTFISDQKLNEVYDESDILLFPSLYEGFGLPILEAQARNVIVITSNIEPLEEVAGGGGILVDPMDDSSIRSGVLQVLEMSDDEKLKLLIKGKENIKLYTVDYVAEQYLAIYKELNNDE; encoded by the coding sequence ATGAAGGTAGTATATTTTAACCGAAAGAATAATTACAAAGAGCAAAGCGTAGAAAAGCTCTTTCGTGTTTTAAAATCAACGTTGGTAAAAAAGGGTGTAATAATAGAAGATATTGAAAACCCTTACGGAAGCGGGCTAATAAACCTTATTAGATCGTTGTTTTTTTTTAAAAGTAAGGAAAGCACCTGTGTAACGCATGTTACTGGACAGATTAACTTTGCAAATGTTTTATTTAAGGATACTTCTCGTACAATAATAACTGTCCATGACTTAACCTTATATCGTAACCTATCCTATTTAAGGCTCAAGATCTTCTTAATATTTTGGGTTTATCTTCCGTTTTCACGTGCTCGGTACATCACGGTCATTTCTAAAAAATCTAAAGATGAGATTGTAAAGTTGATGCCAAAGATTGAAAGCAAAATTGTAATTATTCCAAACTGTTTGACGACAGAAGTATATGCTGAGACTATAATAAAAAAAAATGTGGTACCACGTGTGCTAATAGTTGGAACACGGTCTAATAAAAATATCGAAAGAGCAATAACATCACTTATTGGCCTAAATATTGAGTTAACTATCGTCGGAGAATTGGATAAAACACAGTCTGACTTGCTACGAAATTCGGAGGTTTCTTATAAAAATCTTACTTTCATAAGTGATCAGAAGTTAAACGAAGTTTATGACGAGAGTGATATTTTACTTTTCCCATCACTTTATGAAGGCTTTGGACTTCCAATTCTAGAGGCTCAAGCACGCAACGTTATTGTTATTACTTCTAATATTGAGCCTTTAGAAGAGGTTGCTGGTGGTGGTGGTATTCTAGTTGATCCCATGGACGATTCATCAATTAGAAGCGGTGTTTTGCAAGTTCTCGAAATGAGCGATGATGAAAAACTTAAATTGTTAATAAAGGGAAAAGAAAATATAAAGCTGTATACAGTGGATTATGTCGCTGAGCAGTATCTGGCAATCTATAAAGAATTGAATAATGATGAATAA
- a CDS encoding glycosyl hydrolase family 28-related protein has product MMNNCLYKWVFVLAVLFSLGCQGQTRTAESAKYLVSVADFGAKGDGKTDDSQAFQSAVAICEKEGQKTLYIPFGNYLLKKPVKFKKGGIQIIGTGALLREESWLEAISKSFDPAIAANGSVVTIPNNSVGFQFEETVGDPIRIADIHLKTQSGRKPGQSVGVLFSSEFTGPTWPIIVERCHFTGFNFAFKFSSKNQYNSAFVQFRQNAFNRNDECIYFDDLKEPTSAGQRNLAWGFTFDNNVCHDNSRVIRGSFGKDAVNIRDNNLEGNVAYANGKNPPFIIDIEVSNATVNFEGNHFESIVSDAVYISSVFKNTDGNYLPVTGTTALGAKNKVFIKGNNFDGVSAAYKPFWLKGLLVYNYDQFNIFAEECDFRVNEANDPNIFVPEQVFNNSGTTIKFPIKSSLSQLADVKAVKADYTKAIDAKQRNPRQKSHFLVDKGSELSKLAENGKYKDISAGTKYLGIRLEILNENGSGFFGLHTVFVTTYKIDGKSYAVTQIAPGNYGYAPGLNAQLSIVPNILPDNAEETKFYAYPSINQDIVGDKVLSLSKSFELFTISSSIPYVKDNMLF; this is encoded by the coding sequence ATGATGAATAATTGTTTGTATAAGTGGGTTTTTGTGTTGGCGGTGTTGTTTTCGTTAGGCTGCCAAGGACAAACAAGAACTGCAGAGTCTGCAAAATATTTAGTTTCTGTAGCAGATTTTGGTGCTAAAGGTGATGGCAAAACTGATGATTCACAAGCCTTTCAGTCGGCCGTGGCGATTTGCGAAAAGGAAGGTCAGAAAACGTTGTATATTCCCTTTGGAAATTACCTCCTAAAGAAGCCGGTGAAATTTAAAAAAGGTGGAATCCAAATTATCGGAACAGGTGCTTTACTTCGTGAGGAGAGTTGGCTTGAGGCTATTTCAAAGTCTTTTGATCCGGCGATTGCAGCGAATGGCAGTGTAGTAACTATTCCGAACAATAGTGTTGGCTTTCAGTTTGAGGAAACCGTCGGCGATCCAATACGCATAGCTGATATACATCTGAAAACCCAAAGTGGTCGCAAGCCGGGCCAATCCGTTGGTGTATTATTTTCTTCAGAATTTACAGGGCCAACCTGGCCTATAATAGTAGAAAGATGCCATTTCACTGGATTCAATTTTGCTTTTAAATTTTCGTCAAAAAACCAATACAATTCTGCATTTGTCCAATTCAGACAAAATGCTTTTAACCGTAATGATGAGTGTATATATTTCGACGACTTGAAGGAACCTACCAGCGCGGGTCAACGTAATTTAGCTTGGGGTTTTACTTTTGATAACAACGTCTGCCACGATAATTCTAGGGTCATTCGAGGTTCCTTTGGTAAGGATGCCGTAAACATTAGAGACAATAATCTAGAAGGAAATGTTGCGTATGCCAATGGCAAAAACCCCCCATTCATCATTGATATCGAAGTCAGTAATGCGACTGTAAATTTTGAAGGAAACCACTTTGAATCCATTGTTTCTGATGCAGTGTATATATCTTCGGTATTTAAAAATACCGATGGTAACTATCTTCCAGTAACTGGCACTACTGCACTAGGGGCTAAAAACAAAGTATTTATCAAAGGGAATAATTTTGATGGCGTAAGCGCCGCTTATAAGCCTTTTTGGTTAAAAGGCTTGTTAGTTTACAATTATGATCAATTCAATATTTTCGCAGAAGAATGTGATTTTCGGGTTAACGAGGCAAACGATCCCAATATATTTGTTCCAGAGCAGGTTTTTAATAACTCAGGTACGACGATAAAGTTCCCGATTAAAAGCTCGCTGTCCCAGCTTGCAGATGTGAAAGCTGTAAAAGCGGATTATACCAAAGCAATTGATGCTAAACAGAGAAACCCAAGGCAAAAAAGTCATTTTCTTGTCGACAAAGGCTCCGAACTTTCCAAGTTAGCTGAAAACGGAAAGTATAAAGATATTAGTGCAGGAACAAAGTATCTGGGCATACGCCTGGAAATTCTGAATGAAAACGGAAGCGGATTTTTTGGTCTACATACGGTATTTGTAACGACATATAAGATAGACGGGAAGTCATATGCTGTAACTCAGATCGCGCCGGGTAATTACGGATATGCTCCTGGACTAAATGCTCAATTATCAATCGTTCCAAATATTTTACCTGACAACGCAGAGGAAACAAAGTTTTATGCTTATCCAAGTATCAACCAAGATATCGTGGGGGATAAAGTGCTATCACTTAGCAAATCTTTTGAGCTTTTTACAATATCATCATCGATACCTTACGTTAAAGATAATATGCTGTTTTAA
- a CDS encoding CgeB family protein: protein MNIAIIGSKDFDSLEFHLNESLSFLGHSTVIYDIKDVVPLPYKYNFYLQKFSTKYTSFLFKKLASMVIDRCPDLIICTYRFIPPEFVLAIKKAMANVKIVQFNPDALTTFQEQQIFVSPYDAYFTKDPFIVDFMRSKMNLAAFYLPESFNQRVHNYRLEDRTSLESKIDIDVVCFGTMYPYRAQMVKFLLKKGIDVKLFGTPDSRFPLPEIEAHFQNEFIAGERKAEVLLGSKIVFNNFHYAEVESVNAKFFEIAGIGGFQICDYKRIVDEYSVIPSRKFTFKHIEEAAELIQHYLKLPEERHRLASEQKSHFLQHHTYDVRMKQMLTILELE, encoded by the coding sequence ATGAACATCGCAATAATTGGCAGCAAAGATTTCGATAGCTTAGAATTCCACTTAAACGAATCGTTATCTTTTCTAGGACACTCAACGGTAATTTATGATATCAAGGATGTGGTGCCGCTACCGTATAAATATAATTTTTATCTGCAAAAATTTAGTACAAAGTATACGAGCTTTTTATTTAAAAAGTTGGCAAGTATGGTGATTGATCGATGTCCTGATTTAATAATTTGCACCTATCGTTTCATTCCGCCAGAATTTGTCCTAGCGATAAAGAAAGCGATGGCCAATGTAAAAATAGTTCAGTTTAATCCAGATGCATTAACCACTTTTCAAGAGCAGCAAATTTTTGTATCGCCCTACGACGCATACTTTACGAAAGATCCTTTTATTGTTGATTTTATGCGCTCAAAGATGAATCTGGCGGCATTTTACCTTCCAGAGTCATTTAATCAACGAGTTCATAATTATAGATTAGAAGATAGGACTTCTTTAGAAAGCAAAATTGATATTGATGTTGTCTGCTTCGGAACAATGTATCCGTATAGAGCACAAATGGTTAAATTTTTACTAAAAAAGGGTATTGATGTTAAGTTATTTGGCACCCCAGATTCACGATTTCCGCTTCCCGAAATAGAAGCGCATTTCCAAAATGAATTTATTGCAGGAGAAAGAAAAGCAGAAGTTCTTTTGGGGTCTAAAATTGTCTTTAACAATTTTCATTATGCAGAAGTTGAATCGGTGAATGCGAAGTTTTTCGAGATCGCTGGCATAGGGGGGTTTCAGATTTGTGACTACAAACGCATTGTCGACGAATATTCGGTGATTCCTTCTAGGAAATTTACATTTAAACATATTGAAGAAGCTGCTGAACTTATTCAGCATTATCTGAAATTGCCAGAAGAACGGCATCGCTTAGCGAGTGAACAAAAATCACATTTTTTACAGCATCATACTTATGACGTTCGTATGAAACAAATGTTGACCATATTAGAGCTTGAGTAA
- a CDS encoding glycosyltransferase family 2 protein — protein MKVSVIIINYKTPQLTIACINSIYENTTFDKEFEIIVVDNGSHDDSIELISREYPSLKLVDSKINLGFGKANNLAAKYAKGDFLFFINSDMIFIDDSIRKLYDFYIENESKLQLGVLGCKLEDQLGNINNSGGGFPLVNHDIREIYIAVAERFLKRNFAPRDPYDFNRAFFEIDYVIGADMFLRKQLFERAGGFDDHYFMYYEESDLQMGIRKLGFKNYIFTGTSIIHLEGASSKSEDNGRISNFKRITLAESRNYYFKKNDRNHYTKHIIFDMVLNVTRLFNRKYSIRENIKFVKQNIKSY, from the coding sequence ATGAAAGTTTCTGTAATTATTATAAACTACAAGACGCCGCAGCTGACAATCGCCTGTATCAACTCTATATATGAAAACACTACTTTTGATAAAGAGTTTGAGATTATCGTCGTTGATAATGGCTCTCATGATGACTCAATCGAGTTAATAAGCCGAGAGTACCCATCCCTAAAACTTGTAGATAGCAAAATCAATTTAGGTTTTGGCAAAGCCAATAATCTTGCAGCAAAGTATGCGAAGGGTGATTTTTTATTTTTTATAAACTCCGATATGATATTTATCGACGACTCGATAAGAAAGTTGTATGATTTTTACATAGAGAATGAAAGCAAGCTCCAATTGGGTGTCTTGGGCTGTAAATTAGAAGACCAATTGGGCAATATAAATAACTCTGGCGGAGGTTTTCCACTAGTAAACCATGATATTCGAGAAATTTATATCGCGGTTGCAGAGCGTTTTTTAAAGCGTAATTTTGCCCCTCGTGATCCATATGATTTTAACAGGGCGTTTTTTGAAATTGATTACGTCATAGGAGCTGACATGTTTCTACGTAAACAGCTATTCGAGCGAGCCGGTGGATTTGATGATCATTATTTTATGTATTATGAAGAGTCTGATCTGCAAATGGGAATTAGAAAATTAGGATTTAAAAATTATATTTTTACCGGAACATCAATTATACATCTCGAGGGAGCGAGCTCTAAGAGTGAGGACAATGGTCGTATTTCCAATTTCAAAAGGATTACACTTGCGGAAAGCAGAAACTATTATTTTAAGAAAAACGATAGAAATCATTATACGAAGCATATTATATTTGACATGGTCCTCAACGTTACCAGATTATTTAATCGAAAATATTCCATACGAGAGAATATCAAATTTGTGAAACAAAACATTAAATCATATTAG
- a CDS encoding EpsG family protein, which produces MEIYFYLFFVIFIFSLFEITLDERSPVRKGMLFITYILSILVVGMRWRTGTDWEPYLTTFSSLDDSLLVSIRNNPGMEIGYLIFNWFVNLFSSNYSVFLVLHAAIYYYCILWGLAKVTKFPHLSFLLLFSDTLGVLGSNRQLLAVAIIFYAMTLAIERNKKYFLYVLMAMWFHVTAVITSIFYLLNKKISIKIILGSVLIAAIVGYSPLPQMIFGFLGGMSEISSGKVEVYANSKASATLGLLGMVRRGLFLVFFLLIRESLEKHFGNYNFFLNIFVCSLLIYLIFGSSLTILVNRGSLYFNIVQGVLLTAPLYMFKRYDTKYLYALILFALSFVFVYQSISTYADLFDPYQGIWYNDNFYRPVY; this is translated from the coding sequence ATGGAAATATATTTCTATCTCTTTTTTGTAATTTTCATTTTTTCTCTTTTTGAAATCACACTAGATGAGAGGAGTCCTGTACGTAAGGGAATGTTATTCATTACCTATATTCTTTCCATACTTGTTGTAGGCATGCGCTGGCGGACAGGCACAGATTGGGAGCCTTATTTAACGACCTTCAGTAGTTTGGACGATTCTTTATTAGTCAGTATCCGAAATAACCCTGGCATGGAAATCGGCTACCTAATCTTTAATTGGTTTGTTAATCTGTTTAGTAGCAATTATTCGGTTTTTCTTGTTTTACATGCCGCTATATACTACTATTGTATATTGTGGGGTTTAGCAAAAGTTACCAAATTCCCTCACCTTTCTTTTCTACTATTGTTTTCTGATACCCTTGGCGTATTAGGCTCCAATAGGCAACTTTTGGCCGTAGCAATAATTTTCTATGCAATGACTCTCGCTATTGAAAGGAATAAAAAATACTTTCTTTATGTACTGATGGCCATGTGGTTTCATGTAACTGCAGTTATAACGTCAATTTTCTATCTTTTGAATAAAAAGATATCCATAAAAATTATTCTAGGTTCTGTTCTAATTGCAGCTATTGTAGGCTACTCCCCGCTACCACAAATGATTTTTGGATTTTTAGGCGGAATGAGTGAAATTTCCTCTGGAAAAGTAGAAGTTTATGCCAATTCTAAGGCTTCCGCTACATTAGGGCTACTCGGAATGGTGAGACGAGGACTTTTTTTAGTTTTTTTTCTCTTAATTCGCGAATCCTTAGAGAAACATTTTGGCAATTATAATTTCTTCCTCAATATCTTCGTTTGTTCATTGTTGATTTATTTGATTTTTGGATCGTCTTTAACCATATTGGTAAACAGAGGAAGTCTCTACTTTAATATCGTACAAGGAGTATTATTGACAGCGCCGTTGTATATGTTTAAGCGATATGATACAAAATACTTGTATGCTTTGATTCTTTTTGCCCTATCATTTGTATTTGTTTATCAGTCTATATCCACGTATGCCGATCTTTTCGATCCATATCAAGGCATTTGGTACAATGATAACTTTTATAGACCAGTTTATTAG
- a CDS encoding NAD-dependent epimerase/dehydratase family protein — MIINITGASGFVGKNLSAFLHNRGFTTNPVSLRMEGWSEALVNQSLAIVHLAGKAHDMADTTDEEEYFKINTDLTVALFNAFLASETRDFYYFSSVKACADVVSDVLFEDTIASPVTPYGKSKLEAERYIQSMVLPAEKRVFIIRPCMIHGPENKGNLNLLYNVVKTGVPWPLASFKNQRSFLGIDNLNFLIERVLLNPAVSSGIYNFADDDTLSTNDLVASISSILGKKPSLWHISPKIIYGLAKVGDRLSLPLNTERLKKLTESYVVSNKKIKDELQLDKLPVSAQEGIRRTIKSFPHI, encoded by the coding sequence ATGATCATAAATATCACAGGGGCATCGGGATTTGTCGGAAAAAATTTATCAGCGTTCCTTCACAACCGAGGATTTACTACAAATCCAGTTAGCTTACGAATGGAAGGGTGGAGTGAAGCGCTTGTTAACCAATCTCTTGCTATTGTTCACTTAGCAGGTAAAGCTCATGATATGGCTGATACGACTGATGAAGAAGAATATTTCAAGATTAATACAGACTTGACAGTCGCTTTATTTAATGCATTTCTAGCGTCTGAAACTCGAGACTTCTATTATTTCTCCTCAGTGAAGGCGTGTGCGGATGTGGTTAGTGATGTGCTTTTTGAAGATACTATCGCAAGCCCCGTTACACCTTATGGAAAATCGAAACTAGAGGCAGAAAGATACATACAAAGTATGGTACTCCCCGCTGAAAAAAGAGTCTTTATAATTCGTCCGTGCATGATCCATGGACCAGAAAACAAAGGGAACTTGAATCTCTTATATAATGTAGTTAAGACTGGAGTGCCTTGGCCATTGGCTTCTTTTAAAAATCAACGGTCGTTTTTGGGTATCGATAATTTAAATTTTTTAATAGAACGCGTGTTACTAAATCCAGCTGTATCATCTGGCATTTACAATTTCGCGGATGATGATACATTATCTACGAATGATTTGGTAGCCTCCATTTCTTCCATTCTGGGTAAAAAGCCGTCATTGTGGCATATTTCTCCCAAAATAATTTATGGGTTAGCGAAAGTCGGGGACAGACTATCTCTTCCGTTGAATACGGAGCGTCTAAAAAAGTTAACGGAGTCCTACGTGGTTTCAAATAAAAAAATCAAAGATGAACTGCAGCTTGACAAATTACCGGTCAGTGCTCAAGAAGGTATCCGTAGGACTATTAAATCGTTTCCTCATATATAG